The genomic window CCGTCATACAGACCATTTAAGGGAGTATTCCGGCACAGTGAACAACGTGGATAAATATTATGCATTGAGACTCATTCCTTTCGGTTAACCAAAATGCTTACTGTTTATTTAGTACCTTGTCAACCCTAAAATTATTATATAATGGGATCAGATTTTTTTAAGGCAAGTAGCTGCAAGACACGCAGTATTAAAAGAAATCTGCCACCAGGATATTATAAGATCTAGGGTTGATATGGTACTTGATGCTTATAGTATATTCTTCCCTTAAAAAAGAGTTATTAGTACCCTTTTGCCGGATATGGAAACTAAAAAAAGAGGCTGCCGCGGCAAATGTTCATCATCTGCCTGCAGCAGCTTCATTGTTTGTTCTCCAATTTTGCAGTGTTAGTTCCAATCCTGATCATTCAGGCGCTTGTATGATTTGTAGCGTTCTCCGGCAAATTTTTCGGCTCCTTTAAAAAGGTCTTCCGCCGTATCCGGGAAAGTACGAAGCAAGGAGCTGTATCTTACTTCAGACATGATAAAATCTCTGAAGGACGCTGATGGCTCTTTCGAATCGAGGGTAAACGGTTTTTCTCCTTTTTCGAGAAGATCCGGATTGTAACGGTACAGATGCCAATACCCGGCTTCAACAGCTTTCTTGGCCTGTGTGACACTGGTCGCCATACCGGAATGAATGCCATGGTTGATACAGGGTGCATACGCAATAACCAGAGAAGGTCCTTTGTACGCCTCTGCTTCCTGAATGGCCTTTAAGGTCTGAGTCATGCTGGATCCCAGAGCAACCTGGGCAACGTAAACATAGCCGTAGCTCATGGCCATCATGCCGAGATCCTTTTTGCGGATTTTCTTGCCGGCTGCAGCAAATTTAGCAATGGCAGCACGTGGTGTTGCCTTGGAAGCCTGACCGCCTGTATTCGAATAGACTTCTGTGTCGAGAACCAGAATATTGACATCATCGCCTGAAGCCAGGACATGGTCCAGTCCGCCGTAGCCGATATCATAAGCCCAGCCGTCTCCACCGATGATCCACTGTGATTTTTTGACCAAGTGATCTTTCTTCTCCCAAATCTTTTGCAGAAGTTCATTGGACTTCACATCGACGGAAGCAAAAGCGTCAAGCACTTTTTTGGCAGCAGCCTTGGAGGTATCTCCATCATTCATATTCTCTGTCCATTCCTGGAAAGCTGCTTTCATTTCCGCAGGAATATCCAGACTGAGGGCCTGCTTCATTTCGTCAGCCAGTCTGCTGCGCATCTGCTGAACGCCAAGATACATACCATACCCGTATTCAGCATTGTCTTCAAACAAGGAGTTGGCCCAGGTAGGTCCTTTACCTTCTTTGTTGGTGGTATATGGAATGGAAGGAGCACTGCCGCCCCAGATCGACGTACAACCTGTGGCATTTGCAACCATCATCCGATCCCCAAACAGCTGGGTTAAGAGTTTTACATAGGCAGTCTCTCCGCAGCCGGGGCAAGCGCCGCTGAATTCAAGCAGCGGTTTAACAAACTGGCTGTTCTTCACGGAATATTTATTGGCAATTTTGTCTTCTTTACCGCTTAAAGCCACTGCATACTCCCAGAGAGGAGCCTGGACCGCGGTCATCTCTTCGACTTCCCTCATAACCAGCGCTTTTTCTTTCGCAGGACAAATATCCGCGCAGTTGCCGCAGCCTGTGCAATCGAGCGGGCTGACCTGCATGCGGTATTGGAGTCCGGCCAGATCTTTGCCGGCAGCCTTGACAGCAGCAAAAGCTTCCGGAGCCTGAGCCGCTTCCTGCTCATCCATCAGGAAAGGTCTGATCGCGCTATGCGGGCATACATAAGAACATTGGTTGCATTGGGTGCAGTTATCTTTGATCCATTCAGGAATCGCAGTACCAATCCCGCGTTTCTCGTAAGCCGAGGTCCCCAGAGGAAATGTTCCGTCCTCACGGCCTAAAAATGCACTTACCGGAAGTTTGTCACCTTCCTGGGCAGCCATAACACGCGCAACATCTTTAATAAAGGCAGGGTCTTTCTCATTTCCGAGGAAAATGCCCTTATTGGCATCGGCCTCAGCCCAGGATGCGGGAACTTCAACTTGCACAAGTGCATTACATCCGGCATCGATCGCCTTATTGTTCATGTCAACGACTTCCTGTCCCTTTTTGCCATAGGCCTTAACAACCGAATCCTTCAGGTACTGAAGCGCATCCTCCAGCGGAATGACTTTGGCCAGCTTGAAGAAGGCCGACTGCATAATCATATTGATCCTGCTGCCGAGTCCAATTTCCCTGGCAATCTTGCCGGCGTCAATAATATAGAACTTGGCATTCTTAGCCGCAATGGCTTTTTTGAGTGCATCAGGAAGCTTTTCGTCCAGTTCCTCCACCGGCCACTGACAGTTTAATACGAACGTACCTCCAGGTTTCAGTCCTTTCAGCAGATGATATTTATCCACATAAGACTGGTTATGACAGGCAATGTAGTTCGCGGTATTGACAAGATAAGGCGCTTTGATCGCGGTTTTGCCAAATCTCAGATGCGATACGGTCGTACCTCCTGATTTCTTGCTGTCATAGGCGAAATAAGCCTGAGCATAGAGTTCCGTGAAATCTCCGATAATCTTGATCGCCTGCTTATTGGCACCGACGGTTCCATCCGCACCAAGTCCCCAGAACTGGCAGCTGATGGTTCCTTCAGGGGTTGTATCAATAAATTGCTTCTCTTCCAAAGAAGTAAACGTAACATCATCAATAATGCCGATCGTGAAACCGTGCTTGGGACTTTCCGCTTTCAGGTTCTCATATACCGCGAGGATCTGAGAAGGTGTGGTATCCTTGGAACCCAGACCATAGCGTCCGCCGACAATTACCGGTTTTTCGGCCTGCTTGGAGAAAACATCTACAACATCAAGGTATAAAGGTTCGCCAAGGGAACCCGGCTCTTTGGTACGTTCCAATACAGCTATTTTCTTGACTGTCTTGGGCAAAGCTGCGATAAAGTGTTCCGCAGAGAAAGGCCGGAACAAACGAACCCTTAATACACCTACTTTTTCACCCTGGGCTGCGAGATAATCAATCGTTTCACTGATTGTATCCCCGACAGAACCCATAACAATAATAACCCGCTCAGCATCCTGAGCTCCATAATACTGAAAGAGCTTATATTCACGTCCCGTAAGACCCTTATATTTTTGCATATATTCTTCGACAATCCCAGGCACCGCCTGATAAAAACTATTACTGGCTTCGCGGGCCTGAAAGTAGATATCGGGATTCTGGGCGGTCCCTCTGAGACAGGGATGTTCAGGATTCAAGGCATTGTCTCTGAACTGTTTCAATGCTTCCCAATCAAGCAGCGTTCCAACTTCTTCATACTCCGGCACGTTGATTTTGGAAATCTCATGAGAAGTCCTGAAGCCATCAAAGAAATGAAGGAACGGCACTCTGGCTTTTATTGCAGAGAGGTGAGCGATGTAAGCAAGATCCATGGCTTCCTGCACACTTCCGGAACTTAACATCGCAAAGCCGGTCATCCGGACAGACATGACATCCTGATGATCGCCAAAGATGGACAAGGCATGTGCTGCAAGTGCTCTGGCACTGACATGAAAGACACCGGGCAGCTGCTCACCGGAGACTTTATACATATTCGGAATCATCAGAAGCAGACCTTGAGAAGCCGTATACGTCGTAGTAAGCGCTCCGGCCTGCAGCGAACCATGAAAAGCACCAGCGGCTCCGGCTTCCGATTGCATCTCAACTACCTTCATCGGTTGGCCAAAAATATTCTTACGGCCATACGCAGCCCATTCATCAACAAGCTCTGCCATGTCGGATGAAGGGGTAATCGGGAAAATAGTAGCTACTTCGGAAAACGCATATGAAGCATGCGCAGCAGCTTCGTTCCCTGACATTGTTTTCATTTTCGACATTTGTTTTCTCCTCCTCAATCTTCTTGTTTGTTTTTCTTTCGTTAGAGATAACCCCTATCCGACCAATTAAATAAAAGAAACTAAAAAAATAACATTAACGGATTGAAAATGTTGCTTCGGCCAGTAGTATGCGATTAAGAGTAAACTACCTGGATTAGGCTACAAATACAGGGAACTATTTTTTTACGATAGTCCCCTGCTATTTTAGTATACTTTTTATTTGTTCTATTCGTCAAGCTTAATTTTGCTGCAACAGGGCTTATTTAAAAAAGAATACTGTATTCAATCAGACAATTTATATTCCTATTAATTGCAGAACAGCAAGCACAATTACCCCAGGAAATCCAAGTATCGCGACAACACTCACGGTAAAAATATTAATCGGGATCTCAAATGAAAAAATGCTTAACAGCAAATCCACGACCCATAAACCGACAATTCCGCCAAGGATGTGAATGAAGAGCTTAATCAGTTTATTGGGTTTTCTTAATGAGGCCACGGTCACCAATATTAATAGGACAATAAACAACCCTAAAAAAACGAACGTCATGATGATGATTCCTCCCGCCGTATATCCTGTTATCAGGCTATGCCGACAGTGGACAAGATAGAACCAAAATAGCAAAGGGAGTATCCCAAATTCAGATACTCCCACAATGATCAATACAATCTAAAAATACGGACCGACATCTGATTTACAGCTGACGTCTGCCTTCGAGCGCCCGGGCAATGGTGACTTCATCCGCGTATTCTAAATCTCCGCCTACCGGCAGGCCATGCGCGATCTTTGTCACTTTAATCTCGATGGGTTTTAGGAGCTTTGAAATATACAATGAGGTGGCCTCACCTTCAACCGTTGGATTCACTGCCAGTACAACTTCCTGAACCCCTTCCAGCCGGTGGAATAATGGAGATAGATTAAGCTGCTCCGGCCCGATCCCTTCCATTGGCGACAGTACACCGTGTAAGACATGATAAAGCCCTTTATATTCGCCGGTCTTCTCCAGCGCAATCACATCGCGGGGCTGTTCTACGACACAAAGAAGCGTTCTGTCCCTGCGCTCCCCTGAACAAATTTTACATGGATCAATATCGGTATAATTCCCGCAAACCGTGCATTGTTTGATTTCCTGCAACGCTTTTGTCACTGTCTGCGTCAGATCACCGGCTTGATCCGGATGCCTCAAAAGATAAAAGGCAAGGCGCCCTGCAGTCTTCGGCCCAACCCCAGGCAAGCGAGAAAATGCCGCAATCAAATCGGATACTGGCTGAGGGTAATATAGATAATCCATAAAATGTATACTCTCCAGAATTTTTCTAGTCCCTTGTCAACCTTAAACTGATTAGATTTAGCGTTAAACGGTATCAATGTTTTAGAATAATCCGGGAATATTGAATCCTCCGGTTGCTTTGGCCATGCCGTTCTCGACCATCGCCTGGGCATTCCTAAGTCCCTGGTTGATTGCAGCTTTAATCATGTCCTCGAGTAGTTCAGCGTCATCCGGATCAATCGCTTCCGGCTTTATTTTAAGTTCCAGAACTTCCATTTTACCGCTGACAACGACTTCCACCATGCCGCCGCCTGAAGATGCCTGAATACTTTGACTTTCCAGTTCTTCCTTCGCTTTCATCATATTCTCTTGCATCTTCTGTGCCTGTTTCAGCATCTGGTTCATATTGCCCATTCCGCCACCGCCTTGTTTAAATCCCATGAATAACACTCTCCTTATTCGACTATTCTTTTTTTGCTATTGCTTGATTCTTTTTTCTAACATTCGTTTGCTCGCTTATGGCTCGCTTAAAGCTGTCTATCATCTATATTACTTTTCTTTTCGCACCTGCACAAGCTGATCTCCAAATAATTCGCGGGCTTTTTGGACCAAATAGTCGTCTTCAGCTGGTCCCATCCGGTCCGTTACTCTTTTTTTTGACTCTGTAGAATCCGCAGCTTCAGCCGGCAGAGCCTGAACCTCACTTTCAATAAGGTTGTTCAGACTGAGTTTTTTACCAAATGTTTGCAGAAGTACTTCTTCCACAACATTTTTATTTTCTACCTGATTGAATTTGTCCCGGTGGAAAGAATAGCCGTCTTTAAAAACCAAATAGACCTGATCATCTTTTACGGCAAGCGGTTTTCCCTCCAGCAGGAAAGCATGGGTAGATCTTTTCCGTTTCCGGACTTCCTCGAGTATTTCCGGCCATTTATCCTGGACCGTCTGGAAGTTGACACTGCCTTGTTCAGCAGCAGGTAAGGTTTCAGCCATATTCTGGTCCTGTTCGGTGGTTTCAACTGCCTTCGTTGGAGCCTCATCCTTACTTTCAGCCGGATGTTTACCGGCCGTCTGCACGGCCTTTTGCGGCTGTTTAACGTGCGTTTCTTTAGGCCGGTTTTCGGTTGTATCAGTTGAACCCCCCGCTATATCTGCTCCAAAAATGGTCTGCACCAGAATCATTTCCGCTGCCAGACGGGCATTTGTCGCGTAGCGCAATTCCCCTTCACCCTTCAGAAGGACATTGATCCAGCAGAGAAGCCGGTTCAGACCGATTGCCTGACTCTGCGCAACAAGCCGCCGGGTCATCTCAGGTGCCATCAAAGGTTCCTGACCGCCGGTCAAATATAACAGCGCCTGCCGCAGATAGTCCAACAGTTCGCGGATGATTTGCCGGGGATCCCGACCCAGAGAAATTCCTTCTCCGAGCTTAGCCAGGGTCAAAGCATAATCTTGATTCAGCAGGGAATCCGTCAGATCTGCACTGAATGTTTCCCCAACCATGCCGATCACCTGATAAACATGCTCCATCCTGATAGGATCATCCTGCAGTAGACACTGGTCGAGGATGCTTAATGCATCGCGCAAACCACCTTCGGCCTTAGCCGCGATAACCCGCAGTGCTTTGGTCTCGATATCCCGCCCTAAAGCCTGACACACCTCCTGCAGTCTCATCGCAATGCCTTCCGCGGAAATGCGGTGGAACTCAAATCTCTGCACTCTGGATAAAATCGTCAGTGGCACTTTATGGGCCTCCGTCGTTGCCAAGACAAAGACAACATTGACCGGTGGCTCCTCCAATGTTTTGAGCAAAGCATTAAAAGCCTCAGGTGTGAGCATATGGACTTCATCGATAATATATACTTTATATTTGCCGCCGGACGACGCCAGCTTTACTTTCTCTCTTAAATCCCGGATTTCATCAATGCCCCTGTTGGAAGCGGCATCGATTTCCAGAACATCCATCGCATTTCCCTGGTCAATATCCAGACACGATGCACACCGGCTGCACGGTTCAGCGCCATCCCGGTCGGAGCAGTTCAGTGCTTTCGCCAAAATCTTCGCTGCCGAAGTCTTTCCTGTACCCCGGGGTCCGCTGAACATATAAGCATGCGCGACCTTATTCTGGTTCAGTGCATTAGTCAAGGTTATTTTGACATGTTCCTGGCCCACCATCTCACTGAATTTTTTGGGCCGCCACTCTCGATAAAGTGCAAGATATGCCATGTTATCACCCGTCACTTCCTAAATTCATAAAGAATACTTGGCCGACGCCAAGCCGTTGGCGGAAGCCTTAGTTGCACTTAGATATATCAAAAAGCAATATACTTTCGGATATACGACCAGAAACTTGAATTTTCTGATACACCAAAAAAGATGGTCTCCAAAACCACCTTATATGAATAAAGACCGTGCACCTTTGATCGAACCAAAACCTCCGGACGTTAACCCTGCTCAAATGTTCATTCCCGGTCACCTCGCGGCACACAGAACTAACTCCTTAGTGCTGCTTCCGTCAGGATCTGACACGGTTCAAAGCGTTCCGTTGCGCAAGACCAGAAACTCATCACATTCAAACATGGACTGCTCCGACGACCAGATCCTCATCAAAGGAATTAAACCCCGCTATAGCGGATTGCGGGTTACAAGGAACCGCTGACTCCCCGTCTAGCACGGTCAAACTTTATTATACCATGAAAAAGAAAGTAAATAAATAAAAAGCCTTAAATGTCAAGGCTTCGAATAATGTCAATGGCGGAGAGAGTGGGATTCGAACCCACGACACAGTTCATCACCATGTACCCGCTTTCCAGGCGAGCGCCTTCGACCAACTCAGCCAAACCCGCATTCTATAAGGGTTTTACGCCATTAGCATCAATGCTTTTCATATTCCTGTTGGCTCGTTTTATTACACACCTACTTTGAATACTATATCATAAAAAATAATTTTGACAACACTAATGTGTATGTAATATTCCCCATTTAAGCAATTTGGTCTTAAATAAATTTATAAAAAGTGGGTACAGATTATTCTGTACCCGCTTGATATTCAAGTAGTCTATAAAAGGAGCATCTGACTTAATAAATGAGACTTTGGTTAGATATTTTCTTCGAAAATTTCAAACCCTTTCGGAATTCTTTTCCGTATCACAATAAATCCAAAACTAACAAATACTATAGATAAAAATATAGAAAGATAAAGTGAAAAAGTTTTACCTTCTACTGTTAATTCTGTTACGCTATTTGGAGCAAATAAGGCCAAAGAAAGTAATAGCAATCCCATTATTATATAAAATATACCAAACCATTTTCTAAAATTTTTCCTTTTCATTATTAAATCTATTATGTCTATTGCCAAGAATGGTCTAATAAACTTTTGATGCTTTTTTCGAGTATTTACTTTCCCAGCACTTTTTATTGTTCCGCAAAATTGAATGTCGTTTGAAGAATTGCCAGTGTGTAATACCTGAATGACAGCTCCTTCTTCAAAATCTAAATAATCAAATTCAATAGCATAACTTTTCCCTTGCTCAATTTGGTGCAATTTTACGTCATTTGATTCCTTCTTAGTATATATTATCTTTGCTTCTAAAATTAGATAATCATCTTTACATTTTATCAGTAATGGATCTGCTGAAGCAATATCACTATTATTTATAGTATCCTTACCATCATTCCATAAAGCAATTTTTGTTACTGTAACATTTGGTATTTTATTTCCATTGTACAAAATTTGTAATCCGTTAAATTTTTCTACTGAATCACGTAATAAATTTATACTTCGTATTTGAACCTTTGGGTTCTTTGTCTTTTTACTTTTGATGAAAAATATTATTCCTAGGATTAGACTAAGAATACCAATGAAAGTCGAGATAATTGCTAGCCACGGGTTTGTAGCTAATCCATATATTAAACTATTTATTTGTACATGCATCAGCTGTCTCCTTTATCCAATTGTTTTGGGAAAATTAATATAAGAATTAACATAATAAATAGCTTCAAATCAAAAAAAGTTATTCGTCGCTTTCATTATCTGTCACATATTTCATAAATAAATACGACACTATTCTGTAAATTCCTGTTTATTTAGAAATTTATCGTGATATAGCTCATATTCGAACTATACTAACAGAGGTGTCTACCTTGGTGTACTTAACGACTTGCACAGAAATAATTAAGACCATTTAATGTAAACTACCCCCCACCAAAAAAGAAGAGGCTATATCCCTTCTTCAAGATTATTTGTTATTTTGGTAATCCAGCCTTCCGTTTCCTCATTTCCCTTGTTAAAGTCGCCTTACTAATTTTGGTCATTTCTGCAACCTGAGTATAAGAGTATTTCTCCAACAAATCTAAAGCATGGTTTATTTGAGTATCAGTAAATAATTTTGGTCTACCTTCTTTAAATCCTGCTTTGGTTTTTGCTATTGCCTTACCAGCTTGTGTACGTTCAACAATCATATCACGCTCAAATTCTGCAAATGCACTCATTACAGTTAATGTGACTTTCCCTATAGGGGAATCCTCTACCATTCCCATATTAAGTATATTTACGCCAATACCTTTAGCCATCAATTCTCTAATTAAATTAACGCCTTCTGTGGCTGTCCTTGCAAATCTATCAAGCTTTGTAACTATAAGAGTATCGCCAGATTCGAGTGTATTCAGCATTTCATTAAACACTGGTCTATCTGTTTTTGTGCCAGTATAACTTTCTTTGAAAACTTCTGAACAGCCTTTTTCCTTTAATGCTTTTTCTTGATCTTCTAAACTGTTCCCACAATTCGCCTGTTGTCTTGTGCTAACTCTGGCATAGCCTATAGTTTTCATAATATTTACCTCTTTTCAGATCATAGTTTTGACCATATGTTTTGATTACGCTCTATGCCTTTATTTTACTACAACAAAAAATCATAGTCAATACTGTTAAGTTATGACTATTACAATTAATTACTTTCAAGTAATTATCCGTTTAATATTTGGCTCAATATTATTTTAATTTTATATTTATCTTATGAAGTAAATTGATTATTTCTGAAAAACCAAACATAAAAATACCTGTAATAATACAACCAATAATATACGGTAAAGCAATTCCAGTATTACTACCTGTCATTAGAATTCCAATAATAATACCAAAGATGATAGTAATCCATCCTAAAACTTTTATAATAGTAGCAATAGTATTTGAGGGGTTAACATAATCTGCTGTTTCTTTAATATTAAGGCTTAACATTTCTCTAGGATTTATTTTCTTCCCGCAATCTGGACAGAATTCAGGAACTTGATCTGAATCATTTTTGGTTATTATCGCTTCACAATATGGACAGGCTTTTACTTTCATTGTCTTTTCTCCCTGCTTTTTTGGAGCTTTGATATTTCCGTCTTCAATATTTTTTATTTGACTTTTTGAGTATGTTGCCTCTTGGCTTGATGGAAACTCGCTGATAATCTGATTGTAAAGTTTTAAGGCCTCTTTATAATCGCCTTCTTCATAATGAAGATGATACGCTTTTTGGTAGATATCTGACGGATTCATTTACTATCATCCTTTCTTATTCTTTAATAATGGAATTAATTACATTGAATACCACTATATCCTATTAATAGTTAAATTCTCCGAATATGTAATAACTCCTTTCGAATAAGAAGGAAAAAAACACGGTATAGAGTATTATATCGTCTACAATTCCCAAAACGCAATTTACCAAGGTTTTCAGCCATAAATATGGTAAAAAAATGATCATATTGTTCGCATCATATAACATCATTTTTATAGCAGAAGTGATAAATTTACTCAAATCATCAAAATAAAGTCGGTCTTGCAGTCCGAACACCTTTCAGAAAACGCCCTATTCAAGCGTGTTTCAGCATTCAAGACCACAAGACCGCACATTTTCAAAGTATGACACATTAAGATTTCTAGTAAAAATATCCCTTATATTTATTATATTATTCTTTGGTCTATCGGTCTTATACCCCTCAAACGCTTGATAATACTGACTTTTTACGAGACCGCTCCGAGACCGCAAGACCAAGACCAACCTTTATAAATCGCTCAAA from Dehalobacter sp. includes these protein-coding regions:
- the dnaX gene encoding DNA polymerase III subunit gamma/tau, which encodes MAYLALYREWRPKKFSEMVGQEHVKITLTNALNQNKVAHAYMFSGPRGTGKTSAAKILAKALNCSDRDGAEPCSRCASCLDIDQGNAMDVLEIDAASNRGIDEIRDLREKVKLASSGGKYKVYIIDEVHMLTPEAFNALLKTLEEPPVNVVFVLATTEAHKVPLTILSRVQRFEFHRISAEGIAMRLQEVCQALGRDIETKALRVIAAKAEGGLRDALSILDQCLLQDDPIRMEHVYQVIGMVGETFSADLTDSLLNQDYALTLAKLGEGISLGRDPRQIIRELLDYLRQALLYLTGGQEPLMAPEMTRRLVAQSQAIGLNRLLCWINVLLKGEGELRYATNARLAAEMILVQTIFGADIAGGSTDTTENRPKETHVKQPQKAVQTAGKHPAESKDEAPTKAVETTEQDQNMAETLPAAEQGSVNFQTVQDKWPEILEEVRKRKRSTHAFLLEGKPLAVKDDQVYLVFKDGYSFHRDKFNQVENKNVVEEVLLQTFGKKLSLNNLIESEVQALPAEAADSTESKKRVTDRMGPAEDDYLVQKARELFGDQLVQVRKEK
- a CDS encoding recombinase family protein — protein: MKTIGYARVSTRQQANCGNSLEDQEKALKEKGCSEVFKESYTGTKTDRPVFNEMLNTLESGDTLIVTKLDRFARTATEGVNLIRELMAKGIGVNILNMGMVEDSPIGKVTLTVMSAFAEFERDMIVERTQAGKAIAKTKAGFKEGRPKLFTDTQINHALDLLEKYSYTQVAEMTKISKATLTREMRKRKAGLPK
- a CDS encoding YbaB/EbfC family nucleoid-associated protein; translated protein: MGFKQGGGGMGNMNQMLKQAQKMQENMMKAKEELESQSIQASSGGGMVEVVVSGKMEVLELKIKPEAIDPDDAELLEDMIKAAINQGLRNAQAMVENGMAKATGGFNIPGLF
- a CDS encoding pro-sigmaK processing inhibitor BofA family protein; translation: MTFVFLGLFIVLLILVTVASLRKPNKLIKLFIHILGGIVGLWVVDLLLSIFSFEIPINIFTVSVVAILGFPGVIVLAVLQLIGI
- the nifJ gene encoding pyruvate:ferredoxin (flavodoxin) oxidoreductase produces the protein MSKMKTMSGNEAAAHASYAFSEVATIFPITPSSDMAELVDEWAAYGRKNIFGQPMKVVEMQSEAGAAGAFHGSLQAGALTTTYTASQGLLLMIPNMYKVSGEQLPGVFHVSARALAAHALSIFGDHQDVMSVRMTGFAMLSSGSVQEAMDLAYIAHLSAIKARVPFLHFFDGFRTSHEISKINVPEYEEVGTLLDWEALKQFRDNALNPEHPCLRGTAQNPDIYFQAREASNSFYQAVPGIVEEYMQKYKGLTGREYKLFQYYGAQDAERVIIVMGSVGDTISETIDYLAAQGEKVGVLRVRLFRPFSAEHFIAALPKTVKKIAVLERTKEPGSLGEPLYLDVVDVFSKQAEKPVIVGGRYGLGSKDTTPSQILAVYENLKAESPKHGFTIGIIDDVTFTSLEEKQFIDTTPEGTISCQFWGLGADGTVGANKQAIKIIGDFTELYAQAYFAYDSKKSGGTTVSHLRFGKTAIKAPYLVNTANYIACHNQSYVDKYHLLKGLKPGGTFVLNCQWPVEELDEKLPDALKKAIAAKNAKFYIIDAGKIAREIGLGSRINMIMQSAFFKLAKVIPLEDALQYLKDSVVKAYGKKGQEVVDMNNKAIDAGCNALVQVEVPASWAEADANKGIFLGNEKDPAFIKDVARVMAAQEGDKLPVSAFLGREDGTFPLGTSAYEKRGIGTAIPEWIKDNCTQCNQCSYVCPHSAIRPFLMDEQEAAQAPEAFAAVKAAGKDLAGLQYRMQVSPLDCTGCGNCADICPAKEKALVMREVEEMTAVQAPLWEYAVALSGKEDKIANKYSVKNSQFVKPLLEFSGACPGCGETAYVKLLTQLFGDRMMVANATGCTSIWGGSAPSIPYTTNKEGKGPTWANSLFEDNAEYGYGMYLGVQQMRSRLADEMKQALSLDIPAEMKAAFQEWTENMNDGDTSKAAAKKVLDAFASVDVKSNELLQKIWEKKDHLVKKSQWIIGGDGWAYDIGYGGLDHVLASGDDVNILVLDTEVYSNTGGQASKATPRAAIAKFAAAGKKIRKKDLGMMAMSYGYVYVAQVALGSSMTQTLKAIQEAEAYKGPSLVIAYAPCINHGIHSGMATSVTQAKKAVEAGYWHLYRYNPDLLEKGEKPFTLDSKEPSASFRDFIMSEVRYSSLLRTFPDTAEDLFKGAEKFAGERYKSYKRLNDQDWN
- the recR gene encoding recombination mediator RecR, with amino-acid sequence MDYLYYPQPVSDLIAAFSRLPGVGPKTAGRLAFYLLRHPDQAGDLTQTVTKALQEIKQCTVCGNYTDIDPCKICSGERRDRTLLCVVEQPRDVIALEKTGEYKGLYHVLHGVLSPMEGIGPEQLNLSPLFHRLEGVQEVVLAVNPTVEGEATSLYISKLLKPIEIKVTKIAHGLPVGGDLEYADEVTIARALEGRRQL